From the genome of Gilliamella sp. wkB7, one region includes:
- a CDS encoding siderophore ABC transporter substrate-binding protein, whose product MYSSIKVKFLVLLAALFALVGCDDKKDAPAANKTSIVVEHAQGKTEVPENPKKVVVFNTATLDIIDALNIPVTAVPQSDVHFPDFLSKYADKTYTNVGTLFEPNYEVLSTLQPDVIIAGGRANDVYKKLSDIAPTISLDLDPNNFLASLTQRTEQLGTIFGKQEQAKKLLADFNQKIEQLNPKASTAGTALVIMINGGKMSAYGPKSRFGFIFDVLGFKPATIFQEAGRHGNAVTSEFVLSVNPQWLFVLDRDNAIGNKEAQSAQQVLNNELIQKTDAWQQNHIVYLDSTSMYISGGIQTYSRLMDQISDVLQKTSAN is encoded by the coding sequence ATGTATTCATCTATCAAAGTTAAATTTTTAGTATTACTAGCCGCTTTATTTGCATTGGTTGGTTGTGATGATAAAAAAGATGCACCTGCCGCTAATAAAACATCAATTGTTGTTGAACATGCCCAAGGTAAAACCGAGGTACCTGAAAATCCAAAAAAAGTAGTAGTATTTAATACCGCAACATTAGATATTATCGATGCATTAAATATTCCTGTTACGGCCGTTCCTCAATCAGATGTACATTTCCCAGACTTCTTATCAAAATATGCAGATAAAACCTATACTAATGTTGGCACTCTATTTGAGCCAAATTATGAAGTGCTAAGTACACTTCAACCTGATGTAATTATTGCTGGTGGACGTGCAAATGATGTCTATAAAAAATTAAGTGATATTGCACCAACAATCTCGCTTGATCTAGATCCTAATAATTTCTTAGCTAGTTTAACGCAGCGTACTGAACAGTTAGGTACCATTTTTGGTAAACAAGAGCAAGCAAAAAAATTACTTGCTGATTTTAATCAAAAAATTGAACAGTTAAACCCAAAAGCAAGTACAGCAGGAACCGCTTTAGTTATTATGATTAATGGTGGCAAAATGTCTGCTTATGGACCAAAATCGCGTTTTGGATTTATTTTCGATGTACTAGGTTTTAAACCTGCAACAATATTCCAAGAAGCGGGACGTCATGGTAATGCAGTAACTTCTGAATTTGTATTAAGCGTTAATCCTCAATGGTTATTTGTCCTAGATAGAGACAATGCAATTGGTAATAAAGAAGCTCAATCAGCACAGCAAGTTTTGAATAATGAATTAATTCAGAAAACAGATGCATGGCAACAAAACCATATTGTTTATTTAGATTCTACATCAATGTATATTTCTGGTGGTATCCAAACTTATAGTCGTTTAATGGACCAAATAAGTGATGTTTTACAAAAAACATCAGCAAACTAA
- a CDS encoding ABC transporter permease gives MTKTVYFIAGIVFLLAMTALSLFIGAGHVTLVDLWSDSNMRQIFFVSRVPRTVALLLAGSAMSVAGLIMQLLTQNRFVEPSLVGTTQSASLGLLVMMVLAPGASVMMKMVVASLFAMAGTVLFMFISRKIIFKSALMVPLVGIMLGAVISAICTFFAMYFDLLQSLGGWESGDFSGILQGRYELLWLVGGITLLACWSADRFTVVGLGRDFSVNVGLNYNQVMLTGLIVIALIGGIVVVVVGVLPFLGLIVPNIVSLIFGDNVRKTIPWICLFGSGLVLFCDIIGRVIRYPFEIPVSVILGVVGAIIFLVLLSKKRHAS, from the coding sequence ATGACTAAAACAGTTTATTTTATTGCAGGCATTGTTTTTTTATTAGCAATGACTGCATTAAGTTTGTTTATTGGTGCAGGGCATGTAACGTTAGTCGATCTTTGGTCTGACAGTAATATGCGACAAATCTTTTTTGTTAGCCGTGTTCCTAGAACGGTGGCTTTACTCTTAGCGGGTAGCGCGATGAGTGTTGCAGGTTTAATTATGCAACTACTTACTCAAAATCGATTTGTCGAACCTTCTCTAGTAGGTACTACTCAATCAGCTAGTTTAGGATTATTAGTGATGATGGTACTTGCTCCAGGCGCAAGTGTTATGATGAAAATGGTGGTAGCAAGTTTATTTGCTATGGCTGGCACTGTATTATTCATGTTTATTTCTCGCAAAATTATTTTTAAATCTGCACTTATGGTACCTCTTGTTGGGATAATGCTTGGTGCAGTGATTAGTGCAATTTGTACTTTTTTTGCTATGTATTTTGATTTACTGCAATCACTTGGAGGCTGGGAATCAGGTGATTTTTCAGGTATTTTACAAGGTCGCTACGAGCTATTGTGGCTAGTTGGGGGCATTACCTTACTTGCATGTTGGAGCGCAGATCGTTTTACCGTTGTGGGATTAGGACGTGATTTTTCTGTCAATGTCGGACTTAATTATAACCAAGTCATGCTAACTGGACTTATTGTTATAGCTCTTATTGGTGGCATCGTCGTTGTCGTTGTTGGAGTATTGCCATTTTTAGGATTAATTGTACCTAACATTGTCAGTTTGATATTTGGTGATAACGTTCGTAAAACCATACCTTGGATATGTTTATTCGGAAGTGGATTGGTTTTATTTTGCGATATTATCGGGCGAGTTATTCGCTATCCGTTTGAAATTCCCGTTAGTGTTATTCTTGGTGTGGTAGGGGCTATTATTTTTTTAGTGTTGTTGAGTAAAAAACGTCATGCTAGTTAA
- a CDS encoding iron chelate uptake ABC transporter family permease subunit gives MLVNQKRLISSRKTILLLLGIAVFCVVFFMTFNLKGNISYILGHRTWIVLTMILVAFSAATSTLLFQTVTNNRILTPSIMGFESLFVLIQTVVVFFIDAQGIPYIGIIGKFIFESLLLILFSLFLYRGLFTKLKQNLHLVLLIGIILGTLFRSFSNLLQRLMTPTEFAVLQSRIFATFTRAEPMLIIFSLIIATIIGLFLWRMRFRFDVLALGRDNAINLGVDYQKSVTIILLLVSVLVAISTALVGPFTFLGLLIANLAYSISGSSQHRFLLPTAFLLGVIFLVGGQMFLEHVLNMVGALSIVIEFIGGSLFIFLLLKKVSM, from the coding sequence ATGCTAGTTAATCAAAAACGCCTTATTTCAAGTCGAAAAACAATATTATTATTACTAGGTATTGCCGTTTTTTGTGTTGTTTTTTTTATGACATTTAATTTAAAAGGTAATATTAGTTATATTTTAGGTCATCGGACTTGGATTGTCTTAACCATGATTTTAGTGGCTTTTTCTGCAGCAACTTCGACTCTGCTTTTCCAAACTGTTACTAATAATCGAATTTTGACACCCTCTATAATGGGATTTGAATCTTTGTTTGTATTGATTCAAACGGTGGTCGTCTTTTTTATTGATGCTCAAGGTATTCCTTATATTGGAATTATTGGTAAATTTATTTTTGAATCATTGTTATTAATTTTATTTTCTCTATTTTTGTATCGAGGATTATTTACCAAGCTCAAACAGAATCTTCATTTAGTTTTATTAATTGGGATCATTTTAGGCACGCTATTTCGTAGTTTTTCTAATTTGTTACAGAGGTTAATGACACCAACTGAATTTGCTGTATTGCAAAGCCGAATTTTTGCAACATTTACTCGAGCTGAACCTATGTTAATTATCTTTTCATTAATTATTGCCACAATTATAGGGCTTTTTTTATGGCGGATGCGGTTTAGGTTCGATGTATTAGCGTTAGGGCGTGATAATGCCATTAATTTGGGCGTCGATTATCAAAAAAGTGTCACCATTATTTTATTACTTGTTTCGGTATTAGTTGCAATATCAACGGCACTAGTGGGTCCTTTTACTTTTCTTGGTCTGCTTATTGCCAATTTAGCTTATAGCATTAGTGGTTCAAGCCAGCATCGTTTTTTATTACCAACAGCTTTTTTATTAGGTGTAATTTTTCTTGTTGGTGGACAGATGTTTTTAGAACATGTCTTAAACATGGTAGGTGCATTATCTATTGTAATTGAATTTATTGGTGGTTCATTGTTTATCTTCTTATTATTGAAAAAGGTTTCAATGTGA
- a CDS encoding iron ABC transporter ATP-binding protein — protein sequence MIEIDNISKKYQTIQVLKNVSATISQGGITAIIGPNGAGKSTLLSIISRLLLADEGLVKIQNMDVVNTPSDKLATYLSVLRQENRFTSRLTVFELVGFGRYPYSKGRLNKDDLVHINRALEFLNLTEYKDRFLDELSGGQRQRAYVAMVLCQDTEYVLLDEPLNNLDMKHAVAMMKQLRRAADELGKTIVIVIHDINFASVYSNYILAMKNGELIYQGNPEQIMDSAILEDIFDTPVQIEKVYDQNIAIYY from the coding sequence GTGATAGAAATTGATAATATTAGTAAAAAATATCAAACTATACAGGTATTAAAAAATGTGAGTGCAACAATATCACAAGGTGGTATTACAGCGATTATTGGTCCAAATGGTGCAGGTAAATCGACACTATTATCAATTATTAGTCGTTTATTGCTTGCTGATGAGGGGCTAGTAAAGATTCAAAATATGGATGTTGTTAATACGCCAAGCGATAAACTTGCAACTTATCTTTCAGTATTAAGGCAAGAAAATCGTTTTACCAGCAGACTTACTGTTTTTGAGTTAGTTGGATTTGGCCGTTATCCTTATAGCAAAGGGCGATTAAATAAAGATGATTTAGTACATATTAATCGGGCTCTTGAATTTTTGAATTTGACTGAATATAAAGATCGATTTTTAGATGAGCTTTCTGGTGGGCAACGTCAACGTGCTTATGTCGCAATGGTACTTTGTCAAGACACAGAATACGTATTACTTGATGAACCATTAAATAACCTTGATATGAAGCATGCTGTTGCAATGATGAAACAGTTACGTCGTGCTGCTGATGAATTGGGTAAAACGATTGTTATTGTCATTCACGATATTAATTTTGCTTCGGTCTATTCCAACTATATTCTAGCAATGAAAAATGGAGAATTAATTTATCAAGGAAATCCAGAGCAGATAATGGACTCCGCTATTTTAGAAGATATTTTCGATACTCCTGTTCAGATAGAAAAAGTTTATGATCAAAATATTGCAATCTATTATTGA
- the cra gene encoding catabolite repressor/activator, giving the protein MKLEEIALIAGVSKTTASYVINGKAKKYRVSDQTIEKVMSVVKEHDYQPNAVAAGLRAGKTHTIGIIIPDLENISYTRIANYLEQLIRKEGYQVLLSCSEDDPQIEKECVKHLQQRRVDALVISSSFVSVDDYVFYDDWQNSKIPLFALDRILPISKFRNIVGADKQDSKTLAQAFNDVVQGAMVYLGASPNLSVSQLRLDGFNDIRLDNYHHDNSNKVDFLYATNYSRHDADIAFSQWLENHELPDGIFTTSFSLLQGAIDAILRKFGHLPETLTIATFGDNELLDFLPCKVISLCQDHKEVAKMTIKMLLNCLQNESYQPGITVIPRRLIYRGSLSRNRTL; this is encoded by the coding sequence ATGAAATTAGAGGAAATCGCACTGATAGCTGGCGTTTCAAAAACAACGGCTAGTTATGTTATAAATGGAAAAGCAAAAAAATATCGCGTTAGTGATCAAACAATTGAAAAAGTAATGTCAGTTGTTAAAGAGCATGATTATCAGCCCAATGCGGTTGCTGCAGGATTAAGAGCGGGTAAAACCCATACTATTGGCATTATTATTCCTGATTTAGAAAATATTAGTTATACTCGGATTGCCAATTACTTAGAGCAATTGATAAGAAAAGAAGGTTATCAAGTGCTACTTTCATGTTCAGAAGATGATCCCCAAATCGAAAAAGAGTGCGTTAAGCATCTTCAACAACGGCGAGTTGATGCGTTAGTGATTTCCTCATCATTTGTTTCTGTCGACGATTATGTTTTTTATGATGATTGGCAAAACTCCAAAATTCCATTATTCGCTCTTGATAGAATTTTACCCATTTCTAAATTTAGGAATATAGTGGGGGCGGATAAACAAGATTCTAAAACCTTGGCTCAAGCATTTAATGATGTTGTTCAGGGGGCTATGGTTTATCTTGGTGCCTCACCTAATTTATCAGTCAGTCAACTTCGTCTAGATGGATTTAACGATATTAGACTTGATAATTATCACCATGATAATAGTAATAAAGTTGATTTTTTATATGCAACTAATTATAGTCGTCATGACGCTGATATCGCTTTTAGTCAATGGTTAGAAAATCATGAATTGCCAGACGGTATTTTTACTACATCTTTTTCTTTGCTTCAAGGAGCTATTGACGCAATTTTAAGAAAGTTCGGTCATTTACCTGAAACATTAACTATTGCTACGTTTGGTGATAATGAATTATTGGATTTCTTACCTTGTAAAGTTATATCTCTTTGTCAAGATCATAAAGAAGTTGCTAAAATGACAATAAAAATGTTATTAAATTGTTTGCAAAATGAAAGCTATCAGCCAGGAATCACCGTTATTCCTAGGCGACTAATTTACCGTGGTAGTTTAAGTCGTAATCGAACTTTGTAA
- the fruB gene encoding fused PTS fructose transporter subunit IIA/HPr protein gives MFHLVKEDIHLNEQAPNKTEAIKKVAAALTSAGFVEEGYVDGMLEREEQAATYLGIGLAIPHGTTKTRHLVKKTGVQVFCFPNGVEWGDDGEKAYLAIGIAASSDEHLELLRQLTHVLSADGVEERIKNIKSADEAIAILTGKPSIEDSQFLVNESSLLLDIPADSLGTLQALNASRLKQQNAVNTNFITCVLENKPNYLGSGVWFNDSKEGNLKNAIAISRTISDLNEDGKPVKLLITMSMINDAIADVVNNLASLAFNKKLDLLLSANIDKIIDLLVSNHPSTDSNQPETELSATNQTSDTNNQVLTREFIVPNANGLHTRPSSVLVKLVKEFKSKVTVANLDGKAEPVSATSLMKIVALGAKKGSRLQFTAVGDDAAQALDAIGKAIESGLGEGTE, from the coding sequence ATGTTTCATTTAGTAAAAGAAGATATCCATTTAAATGAACAAGCCCCTAACAAAACTGAGGCGATAAAAAAAGTAGCTGCTGCTTTAACCAGTGCAGGATTTGTTGAGGAAGGATATGTAGATGGAATGCTTGAACGCGAAGAGCAAGCAGCAACTTATCTGGGTATTGGTCTTGCTATCCCTCATGGTACAACTAAAACTCGCCATTTAGTTAAAAAGACAGGTGTGCAAGTTTTTTGCTTTCCTAATGGAGTTGAATGGGGCGATGATGGTGAAAAGGCTTATCTAGCCATCGGTATTGCAGCTAGCTCTGATGAGCATTTGGAGTTACTTCGTCAATTAACGCATGTACTTAGCGCTGATGGTGTTGAAGAACGCATTAAAAACATTAAATCAGCAGATGAAGCAATTGCTATTTTAACTGGTAAACCAAGCATAGAAGATAGCCAATTTCTTGTAAATGAATCTTCATTGTTGTTGGATATTCCAGCTGATAGTTTAGGAACATTACAAGCATTAAATGCTTCACGTTTAAAACAACAAAATGCTGTAAATACTAATTTTATTACTTGTGTGCTGGAGAATAAACCAAACTATTTGGGTAGTGGAGTTTGGTTTAATGATAGTAAAGAAGGTAATTTAAAAAATGCGATAGCGATCAGTCGTACAATAAGTGATTTAAATGAAGATGGTAAACCAGTTAAATTGCTTATCACCATGTCGATGATAAATGACGCTATTGCCGACGTTGTAAATAATTTGGCCTCTTTAGCATTTAATAAAAAATTAGATCTTTTATTGTCAGCCAATATCGATAAAATTATTGATTTATTGGTTTCTAACCATCCATCTACAGATTCAAATCAGCCTGAGACTGAATTGTCCGCTACAAATCAAACTTCAGATACAAATAATCAAGTATTAACTCGTGAATTTATTGTTCCGAATGCAAATGGTCTACATACTCGCCCATCATCGGTATTAGTTAAATTAGTGAAAGAATTTAAAAGTAAAGTCACTGTTGCAAATCTTGATGGTAAAGCAGAACCAGTTAGTGCAACAAGTTTAATGAAAATTGTTGCCCTTGGTGCTAAAAAAGGCAGTCGATTACAGTTTACAGCAGTCGGTGATGATGCAGCTCAAGCACTAGATGCAATTGGAAAAGCGATTGAAAGTGGCTTAGGTGAGGGAACTGAATAA
- the fruK gene encoding 1-phosphofructokinase: MNYRVATITLNPAYDLLGFCPKVELGDVNLVQTNALLPAGKGINVAKVLSDLDVKLTLGGFLGKENRDGFNLLFNSLNVEDKFQTVEGRTRINVKLTEENSEVTDLNFSGFTITEQDWQSFVTDSLEWLKDFDMIAISGSLPAGVSLDKFTNWMEQVKTICPKVVFDSSRDALVAGLKAKPWLIKPNDKELEMFVGRKLSTLAEIKAAAMELIDEGIENVVISLGSKGALWVTKHEAWLAKPPKCQVVSTVGAGDSMVGGLMYGLMTNQSIKDTLVFASSVAALSVGQAGVGIADRQAVTNMLDKIEIIAG; this comes from the coding sequence ATGAATTATCGCGTTGCAACTATTACTTTAAATCCTGCTTATGACCTTTTAGGATTTTGCCCCAAAGTAGAGCTTGGTGATGTTAACTTAGTTCAAACTAATGCTTTACTACCTGCTGGCAAGGGAATTAATGTCGCCAAAGTATTATCAGATTTAGATGTTAAATTAACACTAGGCGGATTTTTAGGTAAAGAAAACCGTGATGGTTTTAATTTATTATTTAATTCACTTAATGTTGAAGATAAATTTCAAACTGTAGAAGGTCGTACCCGCATTAATGTTAAATTAACCGAAGAAAATAGCGAAGTAACGGATCTAAATTTTTCTGGTTTTACTATTACTGAACAAGATTGGCAAAGTTTTGTTACAGATTCTCTCGAATGGTTAAAAGATTTTGATATGATCGCCATTAGTGGTAGTTTACCAGCAGGAGTGTCACTCGACAAATTCACCAACTGGATGGAACAAGTTAAAACAATTTGTCCAAAAGTTGTCTTTGATAGTAGTCGCGATGCATTAGTTGCAGGATTGAAAGCTAAGCCATGGTTAATAAAACCTAATGATAAAGAGCTTGAAATGTTTGTAGGACGCAAATTATCAACGTTAGCTGAAATAAAAGCGGCGGCTATGGAACTTATTGATGAAGGTATAGAAAACGTTGTCATTTCACTCGGTAGCAAAGGCGCTTTGTGGGTAACTAAACATGAAGCATGGTTAGCAAAACCACCAAAATGTCAGGTAGTAAGTACTGTTGGTGCAGGTGATTCAATGGTTGGTGGATTAATGTATGGACTTATGACCAATCAATCAATTAAAGACACTTTAGTTTTCGCGTCAAGTGTTGCTGCGTTATCTGTTGGACAAGCCGGAGTTGGTATTGCTGATCGTCAGGCTGTAACCAATATGTTGGATAAAATTGAAATCATTGCTGGATAG
- the fruA gene encoding PTS fructose transporter subunit IIBC encodes MNIYIIEGSNAGPVNGRLAKAELVLAATSLNLNIVDSVASADVTVAIGSGDVSDKTVIGKKVYVVSDLNDIFADPKQVLIDAQSKASIFEQSTQSNTSSVSGNGVKRIVAVTACPTGVAHTFMAAEAIEEEAKKRGWWCKVETRGSVGVGNELTPEEVASADVVIVACDIDVNLSKFAGKKMYRTKTGPALKKTAQELDRAFEEATIYQPASSASTAKSSNEKKGVYQHLLTGVSYMLPMVVAGGLIIALSFAFGSFEMVDGVQKLVGESHLAQIGGLAFSLMVPLLAGYIAYSIADRPGLAPGLVGGLLAVSTGAGFLGGIVIGYFAGYLAMLITKYLPLPKTLEALKPILIVPLLATLATGLVMQFIVGTPIAWLMGALTVWLKSMGTANAVLLGAVLGGMMCTDMGGPINKVAYAFGTGLISAQVYAPMAAVMAGGMVPPLAMGIATLIARKKFAKAEQESGKASLVLGLCFISEGAIPFAARDPLRVIPCCIIGGAISGGLALAFGSQLMTPHGGLFALAIPGVVKPVGGYLLSILIGSLVAGVGYAVLKQPESTAEMASN; translated from the coding sequence ATGAATATTTACATAATTGAGGGTAGCAATGCAGGCCCTGTTAATGGACGTTTGGCTAAAGCCGAATTGGTTTTAGCTGCTACTTCATTAAATTTAAATATAGTCGATAGTGTAGCATCTGCAGACGTAACTGTTGCTATCGGCTCAGGTGATGTCAGTGATAAAACAGTTATCGGTAAAAAGGTTTATGTTGTTAGTGATCTTAATGATATTTTTGCCGATCCTAAACAAGTACTCATTGATGCACAAAGTAAAGCTTCTATTTTCGAACAATCGACACAAAGTAATACAAGCTCTGTATCAGGCAATGGTGTAAAACGTATTGTTGCGGTTACCGCTTGTCCAACGGGTGTTGCTCATACATTTATGGCAGCCGAAGCGATTGAAGAAGAAGCGAAAAAACGTGGATGGTGGTGTAAAGTTGAAACGCGTGGTTCGGTTGGTGTTGGTAATGAATTAACGCCAGAAGAGGTGGCTTCTGCTGATGTAGTGATTGTAGCATGTGATATAGATGTCAATTTAAGTAAGTTTGCTGGTAAAAAGATGTACCGAACTAAAACCGGTCCAGCTCTTAAAAAGACTGCACAAGAATTAGATAGAGCTTTTGAAGAGGCTACAATCTATCAACCAGCTAGTTCTGCTTCAACAGCTAAATCAAGTAACGAGAAGAAAGGTGTCTATCAACATCTATTAACTGGTGTCTCTTACATGTTACCAATGGTTGTTGCAGGTGGATTAATCATCGCGTTATCATTTGCTTTTGGTTCATTTGAAATGGTTGATGGCGTACAAAAACTGGTAGGTGAATCTCATTTAGCACAAATTGGTGGGCTTGCATTCTCACTCATGGTACCTTTACTTGCTGGTTATATTGCTTATTCTATTGCTGATAGACCAGGTTTAGCTCCAGGGCTTGTAGGTGGTTTACTTGCTGTTTCTACTGGTGCTGGATTCTTAGGAGGTATTGTCATTGGTTATTTTGCTGGTTATTTAGCAATGTTAATTACTAAGTATTTACCATTACCGAAAACACTTGAAGCATTAAAACCAATTCTTATTGTGCCATTACTTGCTACATTAGCTACAGGCTTAGTTATGCAGTTTATTGTTGGTACGCCGATCGCATGGCTAATGGGCGCTTTAACTGTGTGGTTGAAATCAATGGGAACTGCCAATGCAGTTCTGTTAGGTGCAGTTTTAGGTGGTATGATGTGCACTGATATGGGTGGACCAATCAATAAAGTTGCTTATGCATTTGGTACAGGCTTAATTTCGGCCCAAGTATACGCACCAATGGCAGCGGTTATGGCTGGCGGAATGGTTCCTCCTTTGGCTATGGGTATTGCTACATTAATTGCTCGTAAAAAATTTGCTAAAGCTGAACAAGAAAGCGGTAAGGCTTCATTAGTATTAGGTTTATGCTTTATCTCTGAAGGGGCTATTCCTTTTGCTGCGCGTGATCCATTACGTGTTATTCCTTGCTGTATTATTGGTGGTGCAATTAGCGGTGGTTTAGCGTTAGCATTTGGTTCACAACTTATGACGCCACATGGTGGATTATTCGCTTTAGCTATCCCAGGCGTTGTTAAACCTGTTGGTGGTTATTTATTATCTATTTTAATTGGTTCTCTTGTGGCTGGTGTTGGTTATGCAGTTCTAAAACAGCCAGAATCAACTGCAGAAATGGCTTCTAATTAA
- a CDS encoding TIGR00730 family Rossman fold protein — protein sequence MKKNICVFCGASEGNRPEYRLAAEQLGVLIANQNRRLIYGGGNKGLMGIIANSVLDHGGEVIGIIPERLVKAETAHHNITRLEIVENMHQRKARLSELADGFIAMPGGTGTLEEVFEVWTGMQIGYHEKPVALYNAAKFWQPMLDFLQHAVDEGFVRDSFYKTLIVSDEPQSILQKMDDFIPKDLQRWVKK from the coding sequence ATGAAAAAAAATATTTGTGTTTTTTGTGGTGCCAGTGAAGGTAATCGTCCAGAATATCGCCTAGCTGCAGAACAATTAGGCGTGTTAATTGCAAACCAGAATAGACGATTAATTTATGGTGGTGGAAATAAAGGTTTAATGGGTATTATCGCTAATTCTGTTTTAGATCATGGTGGTGAAGTTATTGGAATTATTCCTGAGCGGCTAGTCAAAGCCGAAACAGCACACCATAACATTACACGGTTAGAAATTGTTGAAAATATGCATCAACGTAAAGCGCGACTTTCTGAATTAGCTGATGGCTTTATCGCTATGCCAGGAGGAACAGGTACTTTAGAAGAAGTCTTTGAAGTTTGGACTGGCATGCAAATTGGTTATCATGAAAAACCAGTTGCATTGTATAATGCAGCCAAATTTTGGCAACCTATGCTTGATTTTTTACAACATGCTGTCGATGAAGGATTTGTTAGAGACAGTTTTTATAAAACTTTAATTGTGTCTGATGAGCCACAATCGATTCTACAAAAAATGGATGATTTTATCCCTAAAGATTTGCAACGTTGGGTAAAAAAATAA
- a CDS encoding outer membrane protein: MKKTLVALATIACFPVFAQTDTTGFYLGGQLGASILKANSIKDTFYDDYGSDTFKIGSFNKGKIAGALNIGYNFKYDFDLPLRTELSYTMRGNSNKKYSHSYSDVVWPDDHLKTSDSHKVRMHTLMVNAYYDIETNRSITPFVGAGLGVAFTKLDQKYSAHYKNGSLDASGSIGMSDTKTRFAWNVAAGATYNIDENIDIDFTARYVNAGKTSIKTNIQGMNVKGNVKLSSIDLLAGIRYTF; this comes from the coding sequence ATGAAAAAAACACTTGTTGCTTTGGCAACTATCGCCTGTTTCCCAGTTTTTGCTCAAACTGATACAACAGGATTTTATTTAGGTGGTCAATTAGGTGCGAGTATTTTAAAAGCAAACAGTATTAAAGATACATTCTATGATGATTATGGATCTGACACTTTTAAAATAGGATCTTTTAACAAAGGTAAAATCGCAGGGGCATTAAATATTGGTTATAACTTCAAGTATGATTTTGACCTTCCTCTACGTACTGAGTTATCTTATACGATGCGTGGTAATTCAAATAAGAAATATAGTCACAGCTATAGTGATGTTGTCTGGCCTGACGATCATCTTAAAACTAGTGACAGTCACAAAGTTCGTATGCATACTTTAATGGTAAATGCATATTATGATATTGAAACTAATCGTTCAATTACTCCTTTTGTTGGAGCAGGATTAGGTGTTGCTTTTACTAAGTTAGATCAGAAATATTCAGCACATTATAAAAACGGTTCTTTGGACGCTTCTGGTTCAATTGGTATGTCAGATACAAAAACAAGATTCGCTTGGAACGTAGCAGCTGGTGCAACTTATAATATTGATGAAAATATTGATATAGATTTTACTGCACGTTATGTTAATGCAGGTAAAACTTCTATAAAAACAAATATTCAAGGAATGAACGTAAAAGGTAATGTAAAATTAAGTTCGATTGATTTATTAGCAGGTATTCGTTACACTTTCTAA
- a CDS encoding carbonic anhydrase, which translates to MKRNIIIAALMLTSLSCAADHTSHWGYEGQEKPENWGKLSPEYSTCENGKNQSPINIDHALKTEHENLKFSFKPSKQEIINNGHTVQVNVSGDNQLILDDQIFTLQQFHFHTPSENTIKGKSYPMEAHFVYKNKDGELTVVALMFNNGEANPEIAKAWQQMPAEIDNKTILEKTVDIKTLFPKKLDYYRFSGSLTTPPCSEGVRWIVLEQAVTASDEQIQKFHSIMHHNNNRPVQSLNGRVIVD; encoded by the coding sequence ATGAAACGAAACATAATAATTGCAGCACTCATGTTAACGAGTCTATCTTGTGCAGCAGATCATACTTCACATTGGGGATATGAAGGACAAGAAAAACCAGAAAATTGGGGTAAATTATCGCCTGAATATTCGACATGTGAAAACGGTAAAAATCAGTCACCAATCAATATTGATCATGCATTAAAAACAGAACATGAAAACTTAAAGTTTTCTTTCAAACCAAGCAAACAAGAAATTATTAATAATGGACACACTGTACAGGTTAATGTTTCTGGAGATAACCAGTTAATATTGGATGATCAAATTTTCACATTACAACAATTTCATTTTCATACACCAAGCGAAAATACTATTAAAGGTAAAAGTTATCCTATGGAAGCACACTTTGTTTACAAAAATAAAGATGGAGAACTTACTGTCGTTGCCTTAATGTTTAATAATGGTGAAGCAAATCCTGAAATTGCAAAGGCTTGGCAACAAATGCCAGCAGAAATAGATAATAAAACAATTTTAGAAAAAACTGTTGATATCAAAACATTATTTCCTAAAAAATTAGATTATTACCGCTTTAGTGGATCATTAACAACACCACCGTGTAGTGAAGGTGTAAGATGGATTGTATTAGAACAAGCAGTAACTGCTTCAGATGAACAAATTCAAAAATTCCATTCAATTATGCATCATAACAATAACCGCCCAGTTCAGTCATTGAATGGTAGAGTTATTGTTGATTGA